In the genome of Mycobacteriales bacterium, the window ACGCCCTGCTGGTCGGCGGCCACCAGGATCGGGGTGCCGTGCTCGTCGGTGCCCGAGACCATGAGTACGTCGTGTCCGGCCATCCGCATGTAGCGGCTGAAGACGTCGGAGGGCACACCGAAACCGGCAACGTGGCCGATGTGGCGCGGGCCGTTGGCGTAGGGCCAGGCGACCGCGGTGAGCACGTGGCGGGACATGCCACCAACCCTAGTGAGCCCGTGACCGGTCCTCGACGGGTTTGTCGTCAGCGGGCCGTCACGCCCCCTGCAGCTCCATCATCGATCGAGGGCTAGGGCTGCGCCTGGCGCTTCGCCGCGACGACGGCGTCGTAGACGGCGCGGCGCGGGGCGCCGGTCTCCGACGCGACCGCGGTGACGGCCTCCTTGCGGGTCAGGCCGGCCGCCTCCCGCAGGGCCACCTCGGCGGCGAGGTCGAGGTCCGCGCGGACCTCCTCGGCACCGGCGAGGACCAGGGTGATCTCGCCGCGAACCTCGCCGGTCGCCCACTGCGCGAGCGAGCCCAGGGTGCCGCGCAGCACCTGCTCGTAGGTCTTGGTCAGCTCCCGGCACACGACGGCGCGGCGGTCCGGGCCGAGCACCGAGACCATGTCGGCGAGCGCGTCGGCGAGCCGGTGCGGCGCCTCGAAGAGCACCACCGTGCGGCGCTCTGCCTGCAGCTCGGCCAGCCGGGTCCGCCGCGCCCCGGCCTTGCGGGGCAGGAAGCCCTCGAAGCAGAAGCGGTCGCTGGGCAGGCCCGACACGGCCAGCGCCGTGGTCACCGCTGAGGGCCCCGGCAGGCAGGTCACCGGCAGGTCCTCCGCGGCGGCGGCCGCCACCAGCCGGTAGCCGGGGTCGGAGACCGACGGCATGCCGGCGTCCGTGACGAGCAGGACGGTCCGGCCCTCGCGCAGCGCCTCGAGCAGGACCGGCGTGCGCTCGGCCTCGTTGGCCTCGTAGTAGCTGACGAGGCGCCCGGTGTAGGTGACGCCCAGGTCGTGGCACAACCGCGTCGTACGACGGGTGTCCTCGGCGGCGAGCACGTCGGCGGTCGCGAGCGCGTCGCGCAGCCGCTGGCTCGCG includes:
- a CDS encoding class I tRNA ligase family protein codes for the protein MSRHVLTAVAWPYANGPRHIGHVAGFGVPSDVFSRYMRMAGHDVLMVSGTDEHGTPILVAADQQGV
- the rsmI gene encoding 16S rRNA (cytidine(1402)-2'-O)-methyltransferase — its product is MPLVLAGVPIGQPGDASQRLRDALATADVLAAEDTRRTTRLCHDLGVTYTGRLVSYYEANEAERTPVLLEALREGRTVLLVTDAGMPSVSDPGYRLVAAAAAEDLPVTCLPGPSAVTTALAVSGLPSDRFCFEGFLPRKAGARRTRLAELQAERRTVVLFEAPHRLADALADMVSVLGPDRRAVVCRELTKTYEQVLRGTLGSLAQWATGEVRGEITLVLAGAEEVRADLDLAAEVALREAAGLTRKEAVTAVASETGAPRRAVYDAVVAAKRQAQP